The Elaeis guineensis isolate ETL-2024a chromosome 13, EG11, whole genome shotgun sequence genome includes a region encoding these proteins:
- the LOC140853243 gene encoding probable esterase D14L, giving the protein MGIVEEAHNVRVLGNGERTIVLAHGFGTDQSVWKHLVPHLVEDYRVVLFDNMGAGPTNPDYFDFERYTTLEGYALDLLAILEELHVASCTFVGHSVSAVIGALASISRPDLFSKLVMLSASPRYLNDVDYFGGFEQEELDQLFDAMRSNYKAWVSGFAPLCVGGDLDSVAVQEFSRTLFNIRPDIALSVAQTIFQSDVRRLLGLVTVPCHILQSSKDLAVPVVVSEYLHKNITGNSIVEVMPSEGHLPQLSNPEMVIPVLLRHIRFDIEV; this is encoded by the exons atggggatcGTGGAGGAGGCGCATAACGTTCGGGTGTTGGGGAATGGGGAGAGGACCATCGTGCTGGCGCACGGGTTCGGGACGGACCAGTCGGTGTGGAAGCACCTGGTGCCGCATTTGGTGGAGGATTACCGGGTGGTGCTGTTCGATAACATGGGGGCGGGGCCCACCAACCCGGACTACTTCGACTTCGAGCGCTACACCACGCTGGAGGGCTACGCCCTCGACCTCCTCGCCATCCTCGAGGAGCTCCACGTCGCCTCCTGCACCTTCGTCGGCCACTCCGTCTCCGCCGTCATCGGCGCCCTCGCCTCCATCTCTCGCCCCGACCTCTTCTCCAAGCTCGTCATGCTCTCCGCCTCCCCCAG GTATCTGAATGATGTGGACTACTTTGGGGGATTTGAACAGGAAGAACTGGACCAGCTTTTTGATGCCATGAGATCTAATTACAAGGCATGGGTATCTGGATTTGCTCCATTATGTGTGGGAGGAGACTTGGATTCGGTAGCAGTTCAGGAGTTCAGCCGAACACTTTTCAATATCCGTCCTGACATTGCCTTAAGTGTAGCACAAACAATATTCCAAAGTGATGTGAGGCGTCTCCTAGGCCTTGTTACAGTTCCTTGTCACATCCTTCAGAGTAGCAAGGATCTTGCAGTGCCTGTTGTGGTATCTGAGTACTTGCATAAGAACATCACGGGTAATTCCATTGTCGAAGTTATGCCCTCAGAAGGCCATCTTCCACAGTTGAGCAATCCAGAAATGGTCATTCCTGTTCTGCTTAGGCACATACGGTTTGACATAGAAGTCTAA
- the LOC105032504 gene encoding LOW QUALITY PROTEIN: zinc finger protein ZAT6 (The sequence of the model RefSeq protein was modified relative to this genomic sequence to represent the inferred CDS: deleted 1 base in 1 codon), producing MALQAPLDSTSFPPAPKPAPETLPWTRGKRSKRHHPPPLQTPEEYLALCLVMLARGDGHRRPSSFPPPPPPPPKLRYKCSVCGKAFPSYQALGGHKSSHRRPTRIEDVRLFSSFAGNGSVSSGGSGGGSEGGRVHRCSVCFRSFPSGQALGGHKRCHYWEVSSSSDVTLRDFDLNLPPLPEFGVERWAAGGGEEEVQSPLTVKKPRLLISA from the exons ATGGCTCTCCAAGCTCCACTGGACTCCACCTCCTTTCCTCCTGCACCGAAGCCAGCCCCAGAGACCTTGCCATGGACGCGGGGGAAGCGCTCCAAGCGCCACCACCCTCCT CCTCTCCAAACACCGGAAGAATATCTTGCTCTTTGCCTCGTTATGCTCGCACGTGGCGACGGCCACCGGCGGCCATCCTcgtttcctcctcctcctccgccgccgccgaAGCTTCGTTACAAGTGCTCAGTCTGTGGCAAGGCTTTCCCTTCTTACCAGGCGCTCGGCGGGCATAAGTCCAGCCACCGGCGGCCAACCAGGATTGAAGACGTCCGGCTCTTCTCTTCGTTTGCTGGCAATGGCTCGGTGTCGTCGGGTGGCTCTGGCGGCGGTTCGGAGGGTGGCAGGGTTCACCGGTGCTCTGTTTGCTTTAGGAGTTTCCCATCGGGGCAAGCGCTGGGTGGGCACAAGCGGTGTCACTACTGGGAGGTGTCATCGAGCTCGGATGTGACTTTGAGGGATTTTGATCTGAACCTGCCGCCGTTGCCGGAGTTTGGGGTGGAGAGGTGGGCGGCGGGAGGGGGGGAGGAGGAGGTCCAGAGCCCTCTGACTGTGAAGAAGCCAAGGCTTTTGATTTCGGCCTAA